A single Vigna radiata var. radiata cultivar VC1973A chromosome 8, Vradiata_ver6, whole genome shotgun sequence DNA region contains:
- the LOC106771410 gene encoding phytochrome A-associated F-box protein encodes MEEDCGFSMLNDDIVLAVFAKLEDDPRHWARVACVCTRFSSLIRHFCWKTKCSQTLPSLLSDSPATYASLLKLAVCCPGLRHAGIAADRGASKNPKTCRKPHLASGNWDLRREQGCKLLARQFRDDCLYLCDWPGCVHPHKKRKYMLFRGIFKDFKTTRVWTSLDGDKRKKLPVECAFCTCRYTWDLHSAFCLRRGFRYQIEGEPVVRAYVCENGHVSGAWTDVPLFS; translated from the coding sequence ATGGAAGAGGACTGTGGTTTCTCAATGCTAAACGACGACATCGTGCTCGCGGTTTTCGCGAAGCTGGAAGACGATCCACGCCACTGGGCTCGCGTGGCCTGCGTCTGCACAAGATTCTCTTCTCTCATTCGCCACTTCTGCTGGAAGACTAAGTGTTCCCAAACCCTCCCTTCACTCCTCTCCGATTCCCCCGCCACCTACGCCTCCCTCCTCAAGCTCGCCGTCTGCTGCCCCGGTCTCCGCCACGCGGGCATCGCCGCTGATCGGGGCGCCTCAAAAAACCCCAAGACCTGCCGGAAGCCGCATTTGGCTAGCGGGAATTGGGATCTGAGGAGGGAGCAGGGCTGCAAGCTTCTGGCGCGACAGTTCCGCGATGATTGCTTGTACCTCTGTGACTGGCCTGGCTGCGTCCACCCCCACAAGAAGCGCAAGTACATGCTCTTCAGAGGGATTTTCAAGGACTTCAAAACTACCCGCGTTTGGACAAGCCTTGACGGtgataaaagaaagaaacttcCCGTGGAGTGTGCGTTTTGCACGTGCCGATACACTTGGGACCTCCACTCTGCTTTCTGTCTCAGACGAGGTTTCAGGTACCAAATTGAAGGGGAACCTGTTGTTCGAGCTTATGTTTGTGAAAACGGTCATGTCTCTGGCGCTTGGACCGATGTCCCCTTGTTCTCTTGA